The genomic interval aattatttaaccaAGTGTAATAGAACAAGTAATATAGTcctaataaaattgaattatttaatatattgttatattgattaattattggGTTGtctttaaatatagaaaaacgaaccaaaatatagcaaaatcttaCAATCTATTaagctattatttataaatactttcaacaatttcaccatttaaaataatttttcttaattatttaaccactttaaataacaataaatgtttttttaaattaaacattatttaaatcatttcatttattcaataagAAGAGTTAaataaacattgattaattaaaatattaataattaattataacatttttatattaaatagttaagataaTAATGTTCATGGAAATTCTTGCTCCCCATTGGACCATTTGATAAAtgtattagttgaaatttattaggtataaataatatatttatatcccatgattaattacatttaatagcaaaaaaataattgatattaatttattaagtaATCAGACTTTATTCATCTCTCAAGTATAAAAATCCCACAAGTATAACGAGTATTAAAAAAACTATGTCATATGAGTTTTAAATTTGTTTGGATAATAATATtatgagttttaaaaaatgaaatcacgTGAAACAAATACAGTTATGAAATGTCTATTGAAAACCGCATTGCAATATCCGTAAACAAACAGACTTTAATACTCATTCTATTGTCTTTTGAACTAATCTTGTTTCTCTTGGTTTACCAACAGGGAAAAAAACACGTTGAGACTATTTACctaaaggttaaattacaaagttaGCCTGCGaatttgtgtttatttaattcgtgaactttcaaaagtgtcAAATACATCATTGACTTACAATGATATGCGATCATCATccttttcaaaactttaaaaaattcgCGAGTCTacataatacaaaatttaaagtttagaatTTTATCTGACATGGAATTCAAAAATTTATATACAATGgatcaattaattttacaatACGTTTTGGACCACAAAATTCAAAGTTCAAGTGTATTAGATATTTTTCAAGTTCACAtacttaataataataataataaaaataataaaaaaacagatATATATAGTATAACAAAGatgacaaaaacaaaacaacttaAGAAACCAACAAATCACCAAGCAAAAAAGAATTCacccatgtagatggtcttcaAGCCAGATCATCGAAAAACGAAATCTTTGAGCGTGGTAAGATAGGTAATGATCAAAAGAAACTCTTTAACCGATCATGAAAGATAGAGATATAGACGGAGTCAACAAAAGCTGAATTTCATTTGCCACGTTTTGTCACTAAAGAGATTCTAAACCATAAGGGAATCAATTTCATCATATGGAGAAGATAAATCggtttcaaaagttttaaagatatctCATAGAGGACAAAAGCCTCGACAAGTTCAActatcatcaaaattagataATAATATTCTATAATATCACCATTAGAATCACGAACAATGACACCGATACCCACGTCACAAACATAAAAGcacataactcaaaataaaatttaaccaaaagtaaaataaaaaattcatgtagtgaaaaagaaacaaaaaaaaaaattatttatttttgaaaggtTGGACATTGGGTATCCCGATTTGAGACTCGAGAGGGAAGGGGCGATATTTCCCGCGTTTTGAAAGCGGATATCCTTCGCGAAACTCCACTGCCGAGTAAGTCTCACAAAGTTTCTTCTTCCCCACAATCTCTTATCTTCTCTTCCATATTTATGGTCTATAGAATCATCAGTGTCTCAATTTTTGAAGCATCTGTTGTCTCTGAATTAGGGTTCAGAATGCCGGAGCTGAGTTGGAGACATCACACTCTCATTCAAGCGCTACTCGCACGCGGCCCACTCAGAGAGGATCACTTCCATCTGCTGTTTACGCGGATCACTGGAAAGACTCCAggttccattttttttcttcttcttcttcttcttcttcttcttctttgcctTTTCTCTTATTGCTTTGTTTGGTATCCAAGTTGGAAAGTTACGATTTAAGGGTATGGATTCCTGCTCCATTTTGTCTAACAAACGATGTAGTACGTGTTTCCTAGATCATCTGTAAGAGATGAACTTGAATTCCAATAAATTTCTGTGCAAATACTGCATAATAGTTGCAATGGAATGGTAATACCAATGGAACCACTTATTGGAAGAAATTTTATCTGGGTTCATATCCGTGTACATGTTGGAATTGTTTATCATATTCGGAGGTTGCTCGTTTTGGCTCTCGAAAGGTTATGATCAGTACTTCAATAGACCGCATACACCTCTCGACCATCATGGCTTTCTCCATGTCCGTCCTTAATCGATAGCAGTAACAATTGAAAAGGAAGAGcatttttaattgataatttttctGGGAAGCAATATACTCATATTGGATGATCCTTGAAaacttatatatgttaaatGTTTATTTCGGTGCAGATAATGACCAGCAGCTTTTTAATAGTTACCTCCTGACAATAAATAAAGCACTTTCTTTTGCTCAGTTTGAGTTGAGAGGCTGCAGAAACCAATATGATGGTCGTGTTTACTATGGCTTGGTCAATAATGTTTCTGACGAGCAATCCAAACTGGGAACAAAGTATTCAGTTCCACAGATTGCCTTTTATAAAGCCATTGTGAGGTTCTtcaatcttttctttcttatttacTGTTCAGAGTTTGGATACCGATCGGATAGCTGTTACATAAAGATCTTGAAGTCGTCATCCATGTCATTCTTATTGGATTGGTTGTGAATGTATGTTAGTAGAACAAACGTGAGATTCCAAAAGACGTGGAAAAGTGAAACTCCCTATTAGTCAAAGAGTTGCAAAAGTTCTCTATTGATTGTTTGACTGTCAAAAGAAGAATGGCTATAAAGCAGTTAAAGAGAGTAAACGATCTAAAAACTGGATAGATAATTCTATCAATAGTCTGTTTCAGAGTATAGGAGGCTTCCTCATATGTTCATCGTTCATTCACCACCTAATAGCCAAGAAGATTGCACCCGCTAAGAGCCTTCGAAATATAATCATCTTACCAATGAATGCACTCCAAATGAGCAGTGGAAAGATGCCCTCTAAATTCTGATCATCTTGGGGTTATATTGTTTGAAATATGTTATGAGTTTCTTGTCTCTTATAATGATGTTTTATTGTAATCTCAAGTACTTGTTGATTTCCACACTCGGTTATAAGCTGTTCTAAACATTCCCACTCAACTGAGAAGTGATTTGCCAACTCTCTGAGAATTCTGAGAGAGCAATGGGGGTTAGCATCTTTAGAAATTTGATTGTTAACCACACAAGATTTGGTAATGGTGGCTTTGATGGCTTAGGTTTATACTGCAtcatttattgaattatcaaCAATGGGAAGTATGGGAGTCCATGAAAAACCGGCCCTAAAGCTAATTTGCTTAACAGTCAAACTATGGGAACTTAATATTTACGTTACATGCatccttttgttttttgttttgtattttgttttgctttgttttgttttgtgttttattatgattatttatttgtttattttttgtcatcgtgtagtatttgttaAAACAAAAGGAATTCCTTTGGCAGGTTGAAGCAATTGCACAAGATCCATCTGCTCAAGGTGGAATATCCAACATTTCTGCTCTTAATCTGCAGTTGGAAAATCAGGTTTCTCTCGTTTATCTTTGACCAATACTACCGCTTTGTCTAGCCCATTCTACTGAAGTGTGATGCCAGAATTCTTTCGAGTTCATTATTGTCAATGTCGGTTCCATATTTAACTGAAGTTGGCTTCTCTGGTCTTTTGCCTTATAAATATGAGTATATGACTAGTTTCAGTCACCATGTGATATAACGTACTGTGGACAGGAACATTTTTCACAATTGTCATGTTTCTTGGTGGAGAGATTTCTTTGGAATGAGTTCCACAAGAGTATCAATTCATATTTAGATTATATCATTTATAGATTCTTGAATTATGATCTTATGTTAGCggcatttttcttaaatttagattttaagaATGAAGTTTCAAGAGTTTTCTGCATGGTAAAGTCTTGTAtcttattgaaaaaaattggaTATTGGAACTGTTAGTCTGACGGTGGTATGAATGGCTTTAGTAATTATTGATGCATTCAATTCTTTGCTGccacttgaattaattttgcaaTGGAGTCACTATCAAATTTGTTGTTTTTACTTCTTTGTTTTCCAATACCTGAATTTTTATAACTGTTAAATTTCAAACCAAGAGTTTAAGACACTCTTAAATTCTACGCGATTTGGTGCAAGGCTTTTGATTTGCCAAATGTCACTATTGTGGGTAAAGTTGAAAAGAGAAGTGACAAATGTTTCCAGCTCCTCATAATTGTATCAATGTATGCATTTATCTGCTTCTTCACTTATTTAAGGATCCTATTGTATAATATTCGTGTGCATTGTTTGACTATCACTGTTTTTAACTGCCAGATGGGGGATACAGGGTCCCAGTCCCAAGTCATACCAGCTGCTTTCAAGAATTTCTCAATCTCTCTCAAGGAAAAAACAATTGCCGAGCTTGCTCAGGATAAGTGGCTTAGTTGCAGCCCTGATGGTTTTGTAAATTTGGGTGTCAGATCGTTTCTTGATTTGCGAAGTTGGTTTCGCAGTAATGATGTACCTTCATGTGAAGTGTGCAATGAAGCTGGTGTGAAGGTTCTCTTCTTgattgttcctttttttttttgggctcTATTTTTAGCCTTTGTATTCCCTCATTTCTTATCGATAAAAGTTCGATTTCACATAAACAAAATGAAGTGAAAATTCTCTTGTTTTATGTCATTTTTATGATTTACAAAGCCAATTATATCTCAAATTTGTATGCTGCATTATTTTACCCAATGCCCACactgatgattttttttatttattaattatttatgtcgGTAATGCAATTGGATTTAGGTTACAGAGTCGATTATCATTTACCTCAAATTTGTATGCTGCATTATTTTACTCAATGCCCCCATTGATAGAAGAACATATATATGCTCCATATACTTTTGTACTGTAGAGAACTGTAATAACACTTATCTCTTTGATTTTTAATATCTTCACTGGACTTGTCATTCACAGGCAGAGTTGTGTAATACTGAAGATTGCACTGTCCGTGTACATCGGTATTGCCTTAAGAAAATGTTATCCAATAAAAAGGTAATTTGATGTGGTACCctcccattttaaaattttaatcagTAAAATCTCATGTGCCTAACAGTTCTTTAATTGACTATTATTAGAGTAAAAGGGCTTGCCCAGGTTGTGGCATTCAATGGCGATCTACAGCATCCAATATAGAGTCCAGGGAGGAAGAGGATGAGCCAGATACACACACTCAAGACCAACCATCATCACATAAGAGGAAGAAATCCAGGTTGAACATAGATATTGATTTAGGATCAAACGAAGACTGTATGGCAGAAGCTTTCCAACCTCCAGCTTCAAGGAGAGCAACACGAAGATCTGCACGCCCGCGTTAGGTCTTGGAATGAGGTACTGTTATTTTAATATGGTTTCATGGATCCTATTATTAATttaggagttgtaaagtgtgcAGCAACTACACTTTTTGATGTCGTGTCAAAATTGTCACCCTATTTAGATTTAGTTGAAGGGTCTTTTTGAAGTTTTTATACCCAGAATTGGAATGTAAAGTGCATTACTCTATGTAAGCCAGATGTAAAAGTTTCTTTTACCTCTCTTAGACTGTAGTTAAATGCAAGGAACCTGCTGTTCCATTGtaagtattcaatttttttgtgCCTAAGCTAGTTTGATTGTGTTCAGCTGAGCAGAATTACTATCGGATTGTTCCTTCAAAGAATAGAGTATAAATAGGTATCATCCCAAACAACCTAAACTGTAGCCACGTTATTTAACAGTTGTCACGCTTTTCAATGACGTTATGTGGAATAGTGAAAAAAATATCGTGGATTCTGGATTGTGTAAAGATATGCAGTTCAAAGCTGGATTATGTATGCCTAATTATAATCAAACGCTTCAAAATTAAGCTGTCTAAAACAGTGAAAACAAATTAAGCACTCAGCAGAAGTCACAATGGCAGTGATGTGAAAGGCAAAGTGGTGTCTTTTAACTTTGTAGAATAGAATTGATGTTTCGCTAATGTAAATCATTATGTTTTTAGAAGTCATAATTGAAAATGACGCATTAGAGGGTGAGAAAGTGTAAACAGAAGGAAAAGAATATAGTTACAAACTTACACGATGGGGTTTATTGTGATCAAACTTTTCTGTtgtgttttcccttttttttctttcgccGTTTGTCTCATTTTTTAATGAGAAAATAGAGATGGTGATAGAGACGATTATCGTGTTAGGGTCACACATGGTCATCCCAAATTATAAAATGCGTAAGTTTGTTATGTTTTCTCCAAACTTCTCACAGTTTGTTGtgacattttttatatttttatatttttttatttttatcgtGATAGGGATGACCATCGTGATAGAGATACGATAGATTTGGCCCTTCCTAAcatgatatattataaaatgCTGTCGTGGATATGACGTAAGCAAAATGTTAGATTTCATGTTTGTGAGGGGCCGGTCAAAAAACATAAAGGCACTCGTGGGAaggtcatccatacaaaaacCTCAACTTACATgtttatcttttaatataataataatgttatCAAGACTcacttaaacatttttttatgtcAAAACGAGCATAACTCAACTGACATACAACATGTGTTGTGATAAAGTAGATTTACAATATTCTTCAATTGAAGCTACAATCGCAGGAAGTTTAGAGGGTAAAAAATTTAATCGATATAGTTGCACTTGCAAATATTGTACTCATGTTTGAACCGgagtttaaatatttgattttgatgtgattttaattttgattcattttagttattgtatttatttctttttaaagtgGCATCAAAGGCTACAATGAATAACACTTGAgagtataagaattaaaatagACATTAATANattaatatatatatatatatatatatatatatataaaaagtctAATACGAACCAAACCTAGAACTAcaataaaatccaaaataatATGAATTTGTGTTTGTTGGTCCCCTTTTTGGGGCCAAAAGTAAATTTGTGAAAAGTGAGGGGACGTGTGTAGAAAATGACGTGGCATCTGAGTGGATGCTTTGTATTACAAATTACATACAACCTTATTAGCTTTGAGATTCTCTGCTTCGCTGTCATTTGTACAACCTCTGTTTTAAAGCCTTTTTTCCCCTTTCCTCTATCTTTTAACAGAATCCAAATTAAAGTCTCAATTCAAAGAATAT from Benincasa hispida cultivar B227 chromosome 10, ASM972705v1, whole genome shotgun sequence carries:
- the LOC120087778 gene encoding non-structural maintenance of chromosomes element 1 homolog isoform X1, whose protein sequence is MVYRIISVSIFEASVVSELGFRMPELSWRHHTLIQALLARGPLREDHFHLLFTRITGKTPDNDQQLFNSYLLTINKALSFAQFELRGCRNQYDGRVYYGLVNNVSDEQSKLGTKYSVPQIAFYKAIVEAIAQDPSAQGGISNISALNLQLENQMGDTGSQSQVIPAAFKNFSISLKEKTIAELAQDKWLSCSPDGFVNLGVRSFLDLRSWFRSNDVPSCEVCNEAGVKAELCNTEDCTVRVHRYCLKKMLSNKKSKRACPGCGIQWRSTASNIESREEEDEPDTHTQDQPSSHKRKKSRLNIDIDLGSNEDCMAEAFQPPASRRATRRSARPR
- the LOC120087778 gene encoding non-structural maintenance of chromosomes element 1 homolog isoform X2 — protein: MPELSWRHHTLIQALLARGPLREDHFHLLFTRITGKTPDNDQQLFNSYLLTINKALSFAQFELRGCRNQYDGRVYYGLVNNVSDEQSKLGTKYSVPQIAFYKAIVEAIAQDPSAQGGISNISALNLQLENQMGDTGSQSQVIPAAFKNFSISLKEKTIAELAQDKWLSCSPDGFVNLGVRSFLDLRSWFRSNDVPSCEVCNEAGVKAELCNTEDCTVRVHRYCLKKMLSNKKSKRACPGCGIQWRSTASNIESREEEDEPDTHTQDQPSSHKRKKSRLNIDIDLGSNEDCMAEAFQPPASRRATRRSARPR